The nucleotide window CGGGGGCTTCAGTCTGTTTGGTCAGAAGCCACCAGGTAGGGACAAGCCATCTGCGGCAGCCATTAGTCTTTTTGGACAAAAACCGGCGGAGGCCGCGGAGCCTGCGAAACAGGAGCCCTCTATCGTTGCATTTGGTCACTTCGGCCAGCCCAAGATCGAACCCATTAAACCCCTTGCATCAACAGAATTCACAAAACCTACTGGAACCGCCGGGTCCAGTGTATTCGGACAAAAGCCTGCAGAAACTGGAAAgtctcttttctccacccaACCATTAGCTGTGCCGTCGACCCCATCTGCAATCACGGCACCCGTTGCAGCTCGTACGGTACCGGAGGAAAATGCGCCCAAATTGACTGGTTTAGGGCTAGGCAAACCTTCTGCCCCTTCGGGACCATCGTCATTGTCCTCCATCAAGCCTGCAGCGAACCCCCAGACGCCGTTTTTTACTCCCATGGCTGCTGGCCCTGCCACACCCTCTACTCCCGCCACACCTGCGCGAGCCCCTGCTCTAAACAAACCAAAGATTGCGGACTTTTCTGATGTAACTGCGCCGACGAGGCCAGACGTGCCTGAACGACCTGCGAAAGCAGCGGCAATCGAAAAAGGACCAATGGGTACTGTGGCGGTCAAAGTCATTGAACAGCTGGATGACGAAGTGCAAAGAGTAAGTGATATCTTAAAAAGGATTCCACATAATGATTGACTGTCGCATTTAGCTCAAGGATGCTTTGGCTGCTAACGCCGaatatcatcaacaacttcGAACTCGCAATGCTGGTATAGTCGAATTCCATGCTCTCGTGAATTTGGTCGAACAACAAGGCGTTATTCCGTTCTCCCAGATTTTTCAGATCCAACGTTTGATCGACGAACTTTACCCCAGAGTCACCAAGCAAAGAGACTCTGATGCCATGGCCGAGCGTAAGCTTGCTGATCTGAGATCTAAGATGTCAAGAAGTAAGTCATACAGGCCTATATTGGGAATTTGCTAACATATTAGTAGTGGACATGAAAATTGGCCAAGTTGAGAAGCTCATcaaagcaagaagagattcGAGCTTTTCAGAGACAGCTCGTTTAATGGATCTCGACCCAGAACAAGCTGCTTACCAAGCCAAGTTACGAAAGGCTACTCAAGTGCGTACATGCTATTTTATTCTTGTCATAAGAGAACTTATAAATTTGCAACAGGATGCGGAAGGACAAATCGAACAGCTGGAAAATTTGCTTGCCGGGTTGAAACGTCGAGTCGAGAGACAAGAGCATCGCCAAAATCCGTCGTAAGTCCTTTTCCAGCAGCGAACTTGGGCCTGGCTAATAGCTATATCAGACAACCTCCACTTGAACGCATTCAGCGTTCCGTTCGTAATATTGATGCTGCCATCCGAGAAAGGCAACAGACCATCGATGAGCTTTCTAGGCGTGTCGCATCTCTCCGCGTTTCTCCCAGGAAAATCCTTTTGAGTCAGAGCGTTGCTCGCGGCCCGATTAACTTTGAGCCGACCAAGGAGATTATAGCTGAGATAGAGGCATCAATGGCGAGCACTGAAGCCAAAAAGAACagattggagaagattaAAGTCGCCAGATTGACCAAGCTTTCCGTCCCTCGaggtggtgaagatggagggaCCGTCAAAAGAGGTAGTTTCACCCACGAATTCGTGGCTAACGGTCCCATCATTATCAACGAGATCCCTTTACCGGGCAAATtatcccctcctccttctccagccACAGAATCCCTTCCGTAACTGTTACAATTCCATCGAAAAATTTCAGAGTGGAGGTAGGATCGGAGTGGGGGGCAGACGGAGGTATTAGAGTCAAGGAGTTGTTATTATTAGTTTAGTTTCTTCATCTATATATCCCTCAATGCAAGTCCAGGAGTAAACATTCTCCAGGCCCAACGACAACAGAACATTGTGCCCTTATTCCATTCACGAATTCAACACCTAGTTGCCTAGATGAGATTGGACCGCGACATCTTGAGGATATATCTGTAAGGAACGAGGATtaacagaagaagggaggaagacgagagacAGGAAGAACGGAGAAACTGGGGTGGTGAAGATTAGCCggagagaagggggagaagagaggaagagaaaaggagcgAGGAGAGCGGATCAGAAGAGGCCCTCGGAGGATCAGAgacggaaggaaggagaggaaaagggtgCTCGAGGGGGGAGAAGACTTGGTTAGTCGACAACTAAGGAAAGATATATAAAGAGCTCTCAAGAGCTCTTCGAATAGACGAAATGAAAGACAACCTtcatatccttcttccttctttgactGCCTTTCCAAGAAGACCACTCTCGAAACCATCACAGACTTTGCTAGCTTACGAACCTCTAAGTTCCCCGACTGGACTAAACCGTGGTTAAAACAAACGTAGTAACATCAGGTACTTTCCGGCCTCTCCGAGGACAGTGGTAGCGTTACAATATCTTTCGCACCTCGGGTAGCCCTCTGAATGCCCTCAGGTGACGATATCCCGTcgtttttttcccttcaaGAATGTAATTCAATCACGTGGAAACAGCTTTGTATAATATAAATAAACTTTGCCTTAACAGTCAATCCTGGTGATATTTGCTAATCGCAGTTGCAAAACATTGCCCTGTGTTCTTCAGTTTCATTTTGATCCATGACCAATACAACCAATCAACAAGTACAACGTGCTGACTACCAAATACCTTTGAAGGCTTAATACTCTGCAATACTAAGCGTCTTCCCCACCAacgtcttccttcttctcgactGAGGCATTTGGTTCTGCGCTCCGACATCAAAGAACCCAAACCCGCCTAAAACCTCTTCTCCgacttccttcccttcctcttcctccacttccatgCTGATGGGCTTGCCTGTCCTTGCATCGCGCAAAATACCGAAATGGTCCATGAACGAGGTAACAGGTCGTTCATTGGCTTCTTTCCACATCTGGATGAGTATACGCTGGGTTTCGAGGAGATATGCTTTGAGGGTATGGAGCAGGCGTCGCGTTTGAAGGTGTTTGGATGACATGCAGACTGATATCCCTTCGTCCTTGATAATATAGCCTGATTTAATCCCATTTGGTCAGCTCTATTGTTCCATGGAACACCAAAAAGGATAGCAAAAGTAAATAACCCACCAATACCATAACCCTCAGGTGTCACTGGTCCAAATCCAAACAGTCTCAAGGCAGGATTACCACAATTCGACGTACTCAACACACTTGTCCCGAGAAGGTTATACCCTGGGTCTGTGAAAATGGCAGGGATAGTCGGACGATCCAGGTCGATTTCGGGAGAATATGGCTTGGGTGGACTCATAAGCCCGTTACTGTTACCGTTACCGTCCGCGTTCCCATTGGGTAAGTCGCCATTAGTGGTGGAAGCGAGTGACGCACGGCGTAATGCTACCCGTGGGGAGAGAGTTGATTTCGGGTGAGCAGCTTCGTAGGCCATCACTTCTTTTCGGGCGAGACAATGAAGTGCGTACATGTGTCTGAAagtggaaagaaaaaaaggtggGGTTGGGTCAACACCATGCTTCGGGACAAGTGTatcggaagaagaaacaacTGTAAAGTGAACTTACCGATCCTGCCCTAACCCTTGAGAGCATTCCTTCGTAAGCTGGGTATGACGTTTGCAAGCTTTATGCAAAGCAGCAATCTTTTCTTGAGGTGTTGCAGTCTCAGAGCAGAACGTCTAAATTTTGTGCGTGCGTGAGCTCCATACAGTGATTAGGATGAGCTCGGTTTGACTTACCTTGACGAAGGCAACACTCTCGGGCTGGACGGTTCGAATGGCCTCTGTACGACCATGCAAGAAAGACTTGGTCATAGCGGGCTCATAAGTACTCTCCACACGTCCTGATCCCATACATCAATtttatccttcttttcaggCATAACATCCTGCGAAAATAGAACTCACCGTAAAGTCCATAATAAGCTGCTTGGAAAGCCATCTGCACAAACGCATCTGGACTAAAACCATGTCTTTTGATGAACGTTCCCCCATAGCCTTTAAACTCTAGCGCCTGACTATCATTCTGGCAGATCAAATCACTAATCCTGGTCTCTGCAAACCTGATTCCAGCTCTCAAATCAGGTGTCAACTTCCACTCCAGCTTTTTAGGAGTTGTATCAATCTCATCTTCGGGAGTAGGTGGAGGACCCTTTGCTGAGCGTGCAAAGGGGGACAATTTGGCTTGGAATAGggaaggagtggagggGTTGATCGTTTTGGCATATAGGAGGACGAGTTCGGTATAGACGTCTGCAGCATATCGGAGAACTGTGTGGCCGTCGACGCCGGTATGTTCAAAGTTGATACCTGCTTCACCATTGGAGCAGACGATGATTTGTAGCTATCATACCTATGGTCAGTACCTGTACTCTCTGCAAATCACACTCGCAGCCATCTAAGACGACGAACCTTGTCGTACCATCTGTTAGTGCAAGTTCCCACCTGCACCCCTCCTTCAAGCTTATAACCTCCACATAAAAAGTTTGAGCAAAGCTCAGCCATATCTTCAGGTCCTGCATCATCCAAGCAGACGATAAAAAGCGCAGACTCGACAACTTCGAGGCAAGACTTGTTGAGTTTGTTGGAGTTGATCAAATCAGATCTGAGACCGGACCAAATTTTTCGAGACTCCGTGGTCAGAATGCCAACAGAGTCTTTGGCAATCTAGTTTCAAACGAGAGTTAAATCAAAAACgatgagggaaagaaggaaacaTCACCGTACTTCATGTGTAGAAATCTTGTCCGCGTCCTTGACAATAGCATCCAAGTTGTGAAGGATCTCGCGGTCAGTGAGGAGAGGTCTGTTCTTGGAGTCGAGACAGTCAAACCAGTCTGTAATTTAAGGCAATTAGTCAAAATTCTAGATTTTCATCTTATCAAGCACGACATACAGAACTGTCCGCGTCTCAAAACGACCATATGTCTTCCGTTTCCATGGACCTCCATCCTACATCCAGTCTgcattcatcatcagctCGTGTACATTTCATCACCACCTAGAGAGTAAGAAACTTACATCTGTGGGAACCCGACATGTACCGAATAATCTCTCGTACTGACTCATATCCAAAGGAATTCCTCTAACAGCATCTGGCTGGAGTAATCCGTTACGAAGATCGTGGATGAAGAACAAAGTGGAAGTTATGAGTGCGGCCGCTCGCGAGAGCTGAGGGTTTGACCGAGGAGTGACATCTGAACTATACCACGGAAAGGCGTTCAGCGTTGTGGCCGAATGACTTGGAAAGAAACTTACGAcaggacgaagaaggggtTCAAGCTGAGGACGACAGAGTCCGAATGCGAAAGATAGCTTTCATCTGTCGATCATCAGACACAATTATGTCTGACAAACAATAAACCTACACCAAAACTCTTCGATATAACTCTCCTTGTCTTTCGCATACTCCTCCAGCTTCTCCTGCCACAGCGccccttctccaccctcgAGAAACTCTTTAACAACCTGTTTTGTCTTGGCATGCTCTTTAGGGCTTTGGAGAGCTTCGAGTGCTCTGAGATATCTCGCGCAGGTGTCTTCGAGTGGCGGGATGGGCAGCCTTGGGAGGTCCGGCGGCCGCGGAGGCGGGTTCGGGTTTGGGTTTATGTGCGGTTTGGTAGTTGTTGTGTCGGAGGGGATCTGAGGGATTGTTGTCATTGCGCCTGTGCTCTGCTGCTATACGTGGCCAGCGATCCCCGACATTTATATATGAATTATGCCCAATGAGACGCCCGGCCAATCTCCAAAATCCACTCGaaacatcctccaccgccaaCCCGGCTATCTCCGGCTAATCGGTTACATCCCATACACCCGGTGATTCTTCCAGCATGAGCCACCGGTAATCATCACCTACAACCTCTCCGAAACAATCACACCTGACTAATGGCCCTATTTCCGGCTAAATTCGACAATTCAGCGTATAGCATAGGGAGCATTACAGATGTATAACAAATGCATACATATCCCATAATAGCTGCACCACTACCCAATTAATACGAATAAAGGAAAATAACGCACAAAAGTATAGACAGATCGATACATGACTATGAGGAAATTATTTCCATCAAACATCTCCGCGGCCGTTACGGGCTTTCAGAACcatgaagaaaaagaacaaaatAAACTACAGAATGAAATACTTTATCCACTAGCGAGCTCTGCAATCAACTGGCAAGCCATCTCCAAAAAGTGGAATGGCCCAGAGACACCTCCGATCCCAGCCTCCTTCGCGCCCGCTGTGGTCGCACTCGTTGCAGAAGGCACAGAACCTCCAGCATTCGATGCTCCTTCTTCGTGACTGTGCCCTTGTCTCGAGACATCCGGCAAGGACATGTCCTTTTCCGAAACCATGTAGTATCCCAAATTTCTAAAGTCTACGAGGTAATGCTGGTCGTCGACTCTGTAGAGTTGGAGGTCCATTCGAACCTAGAGATGCAACAAGTCAGTCAACCGCGTGTTTACTCTTAAGTAAACATCGTGAAAACACGTACCATGACATCGCCGTATCTTGCCCTTGTCTCTACATGGTACAGTCCCTGTGCCAGCTTTTCCTGGGCCATTGCATCCTTCTTACTAGGcggcttcttccccatcaccgGTCTCtccccattcttctccttcaagtcCTCCAACACCAATTCCACCTCTTCAGAATAACCTCCTGGGGGAGCCCCTCCAATATCCGGTAAGGGGATATCTTTCAAACGCCACTGCATACCGAGTACATTCAGCGTCCTGTAAATCTCGAGCATGACCTCCATCGGAGGTGAGCGTGAACGGATACCGAAATGCCATTTAGGTTTGGTCATACTCTTGTCGAGTCGTCTTTGAGGTTGCGGTTGAGGCGTGGGGGAACTAAACGAAGTGACGCTttgagaagcagaggatggtgcgggggagaggagggcgCGCGCAGCCTCCTCTGCGGTAGAACCGGATGCGGTGGAATCGGATATGACGCTAGAAAATGAAGGGTTGGCGGAATTTTGGACAGAGGTTGGGTGCGTGGTTGTGGGTGTGGACATGGCGGAcgttgaggatgatggagctGATTCCATTTTGAATTCAGTTGTTGCTTATACGCGATATAGATTGAAGAAAACTTACGCGTCATCCATCCAGGAAGAGAACTGTCTAGCACATCGAAATGGGCGTTTGGAATGTCTTGAATCTCAAGATCGACATCCTCAAGATCAGGGTATTCGTCGGCGCCATTCTGCTGTACATCTATGGGCGGCTGGAATACTTGTCAGCAACAGATTCACGTGAAAAATCCAGCTGGTTCAGCTTACTGGGATGTCGGCGTTCCATGcaggaggggaagaagccatAAACTCTTCCATCGCAGATgaatcctcatcctcgtaCGCGTTCGCTACATCTTCAATCAGCTCCAAACTTTCTGAGGCGGATCcggaaggaaaaaggacTGACAATCCTTAAGAATCCTTCTATGATCCCTAACTAACTGATACGCAACCTTCACCTGATTATCCCCCGGCATCTTCAATGCCTCCCAAATCATCCCTTCTGAATACGTCGTAATCTTTTCCAATAACTCTTCCACTATATCCGGATCAATCACCCCCAAATCCTCTGTAAATACCAAACCCTTATCCTCCGCGACTTTTTTAGGATCCGCCTGACCTTCATTGATCAACAGCAATGTCGTCATATCGTCCATGGTTAAAGAGGGGTAACGTTCCATATCGGCGAGTTCGGGTAAAGGTTGAAGGTAACGGGGGAGGTTTTcctggaagaagggcatCTGTCGGATTTCGGCAATGGTGCATCGTTTGAGAGGATCGACTTCGAGCATTCGTTTGAGCAGGTGTCGAGCAGGCTCAGAGACGTGCGAAGGGATGTGGAAAACGCCATCTTTATGCATGACAGTTAGCTTGGGAGCAGCTGAAAGGACAAGTGGGAAACACGCACTTTCAATCTTTTTGAAGAGTGTAGGGATATGCTCATCGTCAAATGGAAGCTTGCCGCATAATAACACAAACATGATCACTCCCGCACTCCAAACATCAATCTCCGGCCCAGAGTACAGCCTTTTCTCACTCATCAGCCCCATCATTCGGGAGTTCGTTGAACCACTCACTTTCCAGAGATGACTTCCGGTGCTGCATAGTTTGGACTACCACAAGATGTCTTGAGGAAGTCACCATCTGTCATCAAATTGGACAGACCGAAATCACCGATCTTGATATTCCGTCGAGAATCAAGAAATAGGCTTTCGGCGATCTTTGTCAGCTTTCCTTCCCACTGTCAGTGGTGTCGGAATAAGGTGCCCACTTTTCAGGTTTCAGATCACGATGCACGATATGGTGCTTGTGACAGTATTCGATAGCACCGATCATTTGCTGAAAGAACCTTCgagcttcatcttctgtcaTCTGTTACCTTTGTCAATACATTATACTCGCAAATCGACGGGGTAAACACATTCGGCCGCCGAGCGGAATAAGGCTCCGCGGCACTATATCAACCAGGTAGGTACTCACTCCATGCTTGCCTTTCTGGACGATATAGTTGAAGAGCTCCTCGCCAGCGTATTCCATGACCATGATGACATCTGTAGGGGTGGTGATTACTTCGTAACTATGATACATTAGCACCTAGCACATTATTCCGCGGCGTGATGCACATTCGCTTGCTCGCTCTTGCAAGTCAAGATAGAGGACTTGACAGAGAGAGCGATCAGGACATACAGTTTAATGATATGAGGATGTCTGAGCACTTTGAGGTATTGGATCTCTCTCTTGACTCGGGCGTTCATATCGGGCGTCGTTATCTTGGAGCGGTTGATGAGCTTAAGAGCGACTTGATGGCCCGTCACAGCATGTGTCGCCACTATCTCTATGTTATCTTTACATTCCCCTTGATAATCTACTTTGTACTTACATTTTACTTTGCCGAACGAGCCAGTACCAAGCGTGCGCTCGACGATATACTGGCCAATCCGCGGCTTTGTGCGAGACTGTGGTGCATTGTTGCCGGTGATGCTTTGGGGACGGTGGCGTGAGTAGTGTGTCGGTGCTTGGGGTGCTGGTCTTGAAGCCATTTATGATTAGGTACAAGCAGTATAATTAATATAGATGTATAAACACGGTGTATTGAGTTGTTATTGCCAGCGGTTGGCGGATATAGGAAATGGAATAATCTCGAACTATTTCTGGGGTATCTACAAGCTATGACACACCTCGTATTTGGCCCCTTATTTACCTTGCCATATATAccatttcctctttccattccCATTTTTTGACGTTACAGCTATACCCAAACCTTTTTGGACCATGGGTAACACCCCTTCTCATCAACAGCAGCCCTCCAGGGCTTCGCCGCCCAATACCGATGCCCCGCAACGTCATCCATCGCTCCGTATACACATGCCACGCCGTCATGTCTCTCCGCAATCCTCAAATCCCACTTCTCCGTCTGGCGGCCGCCCAGGATCAGGTTCCCCACGTCGCCGGAAATCACTCGAGCTCCCAGATCTCAACAAACTTTCCTTCACACCCGCCGCACTCACCCCTGCAGCACCAGTACCCACAACACACACCCATACATCACACCATTTCGCCCCCTCTACCGCTGCAAGTCATCATGCTAGACATTCCGCTTCTCCACCTTTACCAGGCACACCGACAGGTGCACCTTCGGTGGGGAGTGAGGGTGCAAACGGAAGTGGGACCGGAAGCAGTAATAGATATTGGCGGGATCAGCTTGGAGGACGAGCCAGCCCCCTGGCAGGCGCAAACTCTCTCGGGGCTTTTAGCAAGCTCGAACCTACCTTGTCCGCTAGTTCAACAGGATCCAGAGGCGGAGTAATGGGACCGGATGTTAATCCATATTTTCCTGACCCGTACGGTGTTCAAGATCCTAGTACACGGAATGTTAAGGCGATTCCTATCCCAATTCCCGGTAAGGATAAAGGACGAGATCAACCCCAGGTTCAGCAAGCAGCCGCACAAGGCCAAGCGCAACCTAAACCGTCAGATCTTGGAGCGATTGTCCCAGTGCAGGAAGAAAAACCGAAGGATGATGGGCTGGTGGATGTGCCAATACAATGGAATGGAGGGGGTAGGAATGTTTATGTTGCGGGAACATGGGATGGTGGATGGGCGAAGAGGATCAAGCTCCATCGAAGGTATGTCGTCAACTTCTGTTTTTCGTTCTATTACTGATATTTGTGGGCCAGTACGCACGACTTCAACACCACAATCCGCCTTCCTCCTGGTCAATACCGCTTGAAATTCATTGTCGACGACAGCTGGCGATGCTCCAAGCAAATATCAACCGccgttgatgatgatggtacATTAGTCAACTGGATTGAAGTTGAAGCTCCTAAAACAGCTGAAGAGATCAAAGCGGAATGGGCTATGGACTCTGAACCTGCtgccaaggaagaagatagtGAGCCGCGCTTTTCTGCTGCGTGACTAGTCGGACAGACATTGACATGTGCATAGCCGATGAATCACAGTGGACAAGTGAAATCCCTCCTGCTCTCATTCTCTACCAGTACATTGAAGAACTTCCTTTCCGTTTCCATCCCGACGAGTTATCGTCCTTCCTCAAATCTGTACCATACATCCCCAACGTTCCAGCTCCACCCACTTTACCACGTATCCTCGATAAAGTCATTGTCAATAACGATTCAAAAAGATTATGGGATTCCAAAGACCATAAGGGACAGCCGGGATACCAGCACGCACCTCCTGCGGGGGTGGATGACAACTCCATGCTTGCAGTGCCGAACCACGTCGTGTTGAATCATTTGACAGCGAGTGCAATCAGGAATGGAACTTTGGGCGTGGGCACGACCACAAGATATCGTAAAAAGGTAAATGGAAGTCATCTGCTGTGAAACATTGGGGCCGTAACTGACGGGAAACGTAGTACATCACTACCATGTTCTTCCGGGACCAACCAGCTCCAAATGAACACCCAGCAAATCAACCTGTTCCCCAATCCGCACACTAGAGCCTCTTTGCCACTCTTACCGTCCCCATTGAACTCCCACGCGATTGTGTCTCTTCATATGATAATGTAGCTTACTGGCCTTTTTTGCTCCCTTAGACTATTACACAGTGGGGTAAAGAAGTGTCTTGTGATTTATACATCTTTCTCACATTTGATGACCAAGTACGATAGTTGATATTTGTGTTATGTCGTGGTTTATTGTTATGCATGTCGTGTTTGTACGATGACCATTATGTTGGGTATCAGTGCATAGCGTGCATGCAAGTGCGAGAGTAGTACTTGCTTTTCAACTGCACGTATGAGgcgggagagaaggaaatcgATGCCAGCCGTTTGGAGTCACCtcagacgaagaagacgaagaaacTGCTATCGCTCCCTACGTATTGACGTACGC belongs to Cryptococcus neoformans var. grubii H99 chromosome 7, complete sequence and includes:
- a CDS encoding carnitine O-acetyltransferase, with protein sequence MTTIPQIPSDTTTTKPHINPNPNPPPRPPDLPRLPIPPLEDTCARYLRALEALQSPKEHAKTKQVVKEFLEGGEGALWQEKLEEYAKDKESYIEEFWYESYLSHSDSVVLSLNPFFVLSSDVTPRSNPQLSRAAALITSTLFFIHDLRNGLLQPDAVRGIPLDMSQYERLFGTCRVPTDTGCRMEVHGNGRHMVVLRRGQFYWFDCLDSKNRPLLTDREILHNLDAIVKDADKISTHEIAKDSVGILTTESRKIWSGLRSDLINSNKLNKSCLEVVESALFIVCLDDAGPEDMAELCSNFLCGGYKLEGGVQVGTCTNRWYDKLQIIVCSNGEAGINFEHTGVDGHTVLRYAADVYTELVLLYAKTINPSTPSLFQAKLSPFARSAKGPPPTPEDEIDTTPKKLEWKLTPDLRAGIRFAETRISDLICQNDSQALEFKGYGGTFIKRHGFSPDAFVQMAFQAAYYGLYGRVESTYEPAMTKSFLHGRTEAIRTVQPESVAFVKTFCSETATPQEKIAALHKACKRHTQLTKECSQGLGQDRHMYALHCLARKEVMAYEAAHPKSTLSPRVALRRASLASTTNGDLPNGNADGNGNSNGLMSPPKPYSPEIDLDRPTIPAIFTDPGYNLLGTSVLSTSNCGNPALRLFGFGPVTPEGYGIGYIIKDEGISVCMSSKHLQTRRLLHTLKAYLLETQRILIQMWKEANERPVTSFMDHFGILRDARTGKPISMEVEEEEGKEVGEEVLGGFGFFDVGAQNQMPQSRRRKTLVGKTLSIAEY
- a CDS encoding CAMK/CAMKL/AMPK protein kinase, translating into MASRPAPQAPTHYSRHRPQSITGNNAPQSRTKPRIGQYIVERTLGTGSFGKVKLATHAVTGHQVALKLINRSKITTPDMNARVKREIQYLKVLRHPHIIKLYEVITTPTDVIMVMEYAGEELFNYIVQKGKHGMTEDEARRFFQQMIGAIEYCHKHHIVHRDLKPENLFLDSRRNIKIGDFGLSNLMTDGDFLKTSCGSPNYAAPEVISGKLYSGPEIDVWSAGVIMFVLLCGKLPFDDEHIPTLFKKIENGVFHIPSHVSEPARHLLKRMLEVDPLKRCTIAEIRQMPFFQENLPRYLQPLPELADMERYPSLTMDDMTTLLLINEGQADPKKVAEDKGLVFTEDLGVIDPDIVEELLEKITTYSEGMIWEALKMPGDNQVKVAYQLVRDHRRILKDSNAYEDEDSSAMEEFMASSPPAWNADIPPPIDVQQNGADEYPDLEDVDLEIQDIPNAHFDVLDSSLPGWMTPPSSSTSAMSTPTTTHPTSVQNSANPSFSSVISDSTASGSTAEEAARALLSPAPSSASQSVTSFSSPTPQPQPQRRLDKSMTKPKWHFGIRSRSPPMEVMLEIYRTLNVLGMQWRLKDIPLPDIGGAPPGGYSEEVELVLEDLKEKNGERPVMGKKPPSKKDAMAQEKLAQGLYHVETRARYGDVMVRMDLQLYRVDDQHYLVDFRNLGYYMVSEKDMSLPDVSRQGHSHEEGASNAGGSVPSATSATTAGAKEAGIGGVSGPFHFLEMACQLIAELASG